From one Luteolibacter sp. SL250 genomic stretch:
- a CDS encoding PEP-CTERM sorting domain-containing protein has translation MRISLPICCISGAFLAPAITHAALTDNFDTGTYPNSGTGWSAGWTQGASTGTVVSTNPLSGGGSYLSVTTGTTTSSNAGISRSIGTMAASPYTLTFNWRYDGNVSNFVSYDDRIHFGASTAVDYGTNANFTWLIGVVGGDNSTDFSDGEWYFYDGSSSTTTSENTFVPGDMQMTGMMLQSGVVYSFTVTVDPASQTYSASINDGSTFFSAASLNFRNQGATNGASNLLFGGATTGSPTADHVLTWSIDSINVVPEPSSGLLAGLSGLLCFVRRRIAH, from the coding sequence ATGAGAATCTCCCTCCCCATTTGCTGCATTTCCGGTGCGTTTCTGGCACCCGCGATCACACATGCCGCGCTCACGGACAATTTCGACACCGGAACCTACCCGAACTCCGGGACTGGATGGTCGGCAGGGTGGACGCAGGGGGCCTCGACCGGAACTGTGGTTTCCACCAATCCACTCAGTGGCGGAGGCAGCTACCTCTCGGTCACCACCGGCACAACAACCAGCAGCAACGCGGGCATCAGCCGCAGCATCGGCACCATGGCCGCGTCTCCATACACACTGACATTCAACTGGAGATATGATGGAAACGTCTCGAATTTCGTCAGCTATGACGATCGCATCCACTTCGGGGCATCGACCGCGGTTGACTATGGCACGAACGCCAACTTCACCTGGCTCATCGGGGTGGTGGGCGGGGACAACTCGACCGACTTCTCCGACGGGGAGTGGTATTTTTACGATGGTTCGTCATCCACCACCACCAGCGAAAACACGTTCGTGCCCGGTGACATGCAGATGACCGGCATGATGCTGCAAAGCGGTGTCGTCTATTCATTCACCGTCACCGTGGACCCGGCCAGCCAGACCTATTCCGCGTCCATCAACGATGGCAGCACCTTTTTCAGCGCCGCCAGCCTCAACTTCCGGAATCAGGGTGCGACCAACGGTGCATCCAATCTTCTCTTCGGCGGAGCGACCACAGGCAGCCCCACCGCCGACCATGTCCTCACCTGGTCCATCGATTCAATCAACGTCGTTCCGGAGCCCTCCTCCGGCCTGCTCGCCGGGTTGTCCGGCCTACTCTGCTTTGTCCGCCGCCGCATCGCCCATTGA